The segment TTTAACCAACTAAATAATTCACCAACACTAATATTCAACCCTTAAGCAAAAGAGGGAACAGGAATAATATTACCTTTGTCTTCAAAAACAGCAAAAGTGGGATCTTTCAAATAAACAAATACCAAAATATCTGGTACGATTGATTTATTCCCAAACGTATAACGTAATTTAGAATAAGCGCGGGCAATGTGTTGAGGCTTAACAATTACATTGATAGCACTACCAAGATCAAGGTGTAGAGTATTGTGTTGTGCTTGGGGTATCACTTTTTGGCTAATTTTACCATCGACAAACTCATTGGCTGGTTTGGTTTCAGGTAATTGGAGAAACTTCTCAAGCGTTATGGTTTTAATAAGATTTTGAACCATAATCTTAATTAATAGTTCGTCAAAATGTAAAGGCCCGGAGTCTAAGCCTATCACAAGCATCCCGTATTGCTGCTACCTTCCAGTCCTGACAAGATTTGGGCGTTGTAATCGCATAGGTCCGAGCCAATTACTAGGATAACACAGAACTGAGGCACTCACTCTTGATCGTTGTTCATAATTTGAGGTACGCGGAAAAAGTCGCCCTCTTGTTCTGGGGCACTTTTAAGCAATGATTCGCGATCGCCATAGGTTTCTGTGCGATCGCTGCGGGTAATATTGCTCAATTCGATCGCGCGTGTCATTGGGGGGACATTTTCGGTGTCAAGTTCGCTTAACTGATCGAAATATTGCAAAATGCTATTTAATTGGGGGGCAAACGCTTCTTCTTCGGCTGGTGTAATCTCCAGTCGGGCTAAATGGGCGATTTTTTCAACTTGTTGGCGATTAATCATCGATGGTTTCTCACTCTGATTTAAAAGAAGACATCCATTTCAGAACGTCCAGTCACCTTGAGCCAATTTTGGGCTTCAATATAGTTATTGGGGGCTAAACGGATGGCTTGTTTCCAATATTCGGCTGCTTTATCATACAAGGCTTCGGCTTCTTCTTCTCGCCCTTCTTCTCTGGCTTTTTCTCCTTGATAATGATAGATCACTGCAATGTTATTCAAGGCTGAGGGCATCCGAGGATTAAGATCAACGGATTGATTGTAGTATTCGAGGGCTTTCTCTTGATCGCCGTTGCTGGCGTGAATAATGCCAATGTTGTAGAGGATATAGCTGCGATCGTTGGGATCTTCTTCTAATTTTAGGGCTTCATAGTAATTATCCAAGGCTTCGGCGTATTCTCCGTCTGCCTGAGCGGACATTCCATCACGGTAGTAAACAAAGGCTTCTTTGGCTTTTTGGTTGGCGGGCAGAATTTTTAGGATAATATCTGCCATGACGGTAAAGGTTTTATCGATAAAGTTATCATTACGCTGAGTTCTGGGCATAGGGTTAACAAGAGCAACGGTGCTAATGATGAGGTCTTGTAGTTGATCCTACCAAAGATCGCCCTAGAAAATAGACTGTTCATCATTTTAGAATTTTTCTCCACTTAGAATAAAGCTCGGATCAACCGCCGCAAAGACTTGGTGAAATCCTCTGGTTTCTAGGCGGTTCACCCCGGCTTGAACTACCTCCATATTCCGCGCTTGTAGCTCCGCTAAGCCCTCTGAAATCAGATAAAGGCTTTCTAAGGTACTCGCTGTGGCTACAAGGCGACCCTCGGGCTTTAAAAATCGCCACGCTTCGGTTACGATGTCTTTAATGGGGCGACCTCCTTCGATACAGATGCGATCGGGTAAGGGTTGCAGTTGCTCGAAGCAGTCGGGGGCACTTCCTTCAAAAATCGTTACATTTTTCACCCCAAAGCGATCGCAGTTATGACGAATTAACTTGACGACATCTTCATCCCGTTCAACGGCGATAATCGTGCTTTCTGGGCATAATAAGCCCATTTCTACGGGAATTGTCCCTGTTCCTGCTCCAATATCCCAGAGGACTGAATTAACCTTTGGTCGCAAGGCAGAAATGAGCAAAAGACGGACTTCTCGCTTACTTAGGGGGATACCGGGGAAGCGTTCAAAGAGCTCGTCGGGAATACCTGGGGTTTTGTACGGCCACAGCATAATGGATTGGTTATCTAAGATTCTTTTCTATTGTCTCTTAGTTAGACAAGGAAATCTCTCCATAATTGATTTAGATCAGTTCCCGCAGTACAAATCCTAAATTTATCTCTTAATCTTTGGGTTTGTTCTGTTGAAAAATAATTTTTCCAGTCTCCTATTTTACCGTGACGAATAAATGGGGGCATATTTTTAGGTCTTTGGCTTGACCATCTTTGTTGAGCTTGACTCATGCTTTCAAAACTACTATATTTCATGACTTTATGCAATATTTCTGGATTTTGAATGTCTTTATAACAGTCAGATCCTAGAAATTTAGCAATTTTAATAATCGCTTTATCAAGATTTTCTTTCATGGCTTCATAGGTTAAAAATAAAACATTATCATTATCTTTATGTTGATACCAAGGAACTAAGTTTTCAAAATAATCTCCAAAGTCTACTTCTCCTCTAATAAAACATTCAAAGAAATCATCAAAAGTCCCTTCGGCAAAGTCATAATGTTTGATAAATCCTCTTGTATGATGATAAAAAGAAACAACACAGTCAAAGGGATTTCGGGCAACATAAATATATTTTGCTTGGGGGTGATAAGGGGTTAAATGATAAGGTAAATGGGTTTTTATAATTCTTGGTTGAGGTAAATTCATAATCATTTCTTGACCCACTTCTTCTAAATGGGGACTAACATCACCTATTTTTTGAGAGTCTAATAATGGTTCTCCTTGATGATGAATTAACCAGACAATATATTGTGTCCAAGTTGTCCCGCACTTCGGATAGGTAGCAATGAAAATATCCGAAGGTTGCGCTTGATAGTTGAGTCCACAAATAAAGCCTTCTGGCGGAAATCCCAGAGGCATCCTGAATCCATTATGAAGATAATAACTCGGTTTTTGGGAAGGCATTTTTCTTGACGGTTGATTGAGATTTGTATTAAATTCTAACAAATTGTTTCGAGATTGTTATCTATTTTAGCAAAAATTAAGCTAGAATAATTAATAGAGAAAATTAGGAGATACTCCTATGATGACCATCGGTGAGTATTTATTTCAACGCTTAAAAGAGCTAGGGGTTGATCATGTTTTTGGAGTGCCGGGGGACTATGTTCTTGGGTTAATGGATGTGTTGATTAAAAGTCCCCTAGAATTAATCTGTACCTGTAATGAACTCAACGCCGGATATGCGGCAGATGCCTACGCAAGAATTAGAGGATTAGGCGTTGTTTGTATTACCTATGGAGTTGGGGGGTTTAGTTTAGTTAATGCCGTCGTTGGAGCCTATGCAGAGAGAGTTCCCTTAGTCGTTATTAGTGGTGCTCCTAATAGTGCAGTCCGAAAAAATCATCTCCTTTTGCACCATACAACAGGAGATTATAATCTCCAATTATCCATCATGGAAAAGGTGACAGTTGCTTCTGTTATTTTAACTCAAGCGAGTCAAGCAGCCAAGCAAATTGATGAAGTTTTATCCGCCTGTCTTCATTATAAACGACCCGTCTACATTGAAATTCCTTTAGATGTTGTGAATCAACCCTGCACTTTTTCGGAGTCTTCCCTCAATGCGATTCCTCAATTAACGGAATTAACCGATAATGACGCATTAAAAGAAGCCATCACAGAAGCCTCTGAATTACTCAAAAAAGCTCAAAATCCGATTATTTTAGCTGGCGTTGAAATTGATCGATTTCAACTAAAAGAGCCCCTAATAAAACTCCTTGAAACAACAGGTTATCCTATCGCTACTACTATTTTAGGCAAGTCTTGTCTTCCTGAAGTTCATCCGCAATTTATTGGTAATTATGTAGGCGCACTTAGCCGAGATTATGTTCGTCAAAGAGTAGAAAACGCTGATTGTATTTTGTGTTTAGGTGCAATCATGTCTGATATGAATTTAGGCATCTATACGGCTCAACTGGATACTCAAAAACTGATTAATGCTAATTCTGAAAAAGTCAAAATTAAACATCATTTTTATCAGCCGATTTATTTAGGAGATTTTATTGCAGGATTAATCCCTAATCTTAGCTATCAAGAGTCAAACCCTTTAAATATCCAACCAGCTATCAAACGATTATCTAAAACCTTTGAATTTAAGACTGAAGATAAGTTAACATCAGGTCGATTTTATGAAGCAATTAATCATTTTTTGGATAATGATTTGCTGGTTATTTCTGACACAGGAGATTCAATTATAGCCAGTATTGATCTATTAATGCACAAAGGATCAGATTTTATTGGACAAGCCTTTTATTTATCAATTGGATATTCAATTCCGGCTTGTTTAGGGGCTTCTTTTGCTGCTCCCGATAAGCGTATTATTGTTTTGGTTGGAGATGGTGCTTTTCAGATGACAGCACAGGAATTATCAACAATTATTCGGCATCAACTCAATCCGATTATTTTCTTAATTAACAATGACGGTTATACCATTGAGAGAGTAATTCACGATGGAATTTATAACGATCTTCAAGCTTGGAAATATCATGAATTACCTCATATTTTTGGAGAGAGTTGGAGTTGTGAAGTTTCCACAGAAGGAGAATTACAAAAAGCCTTACTTTACGCAAAAATGAATACTCATTGTGTTTGTTTTATTGAAGTTCATCTTGATCGCTTCGATTGTTCTCCGGGTTTAATTCGCTTAGGCAAAGCCATTGAAAAAATGCAAAAATTAAGTAATTAATGGCTTATTGATGATGAGAATGATAATATTTCAGGGTAGCATAAATAGGCTTTTTAAACAAAGCTGGTGCATGATATTTGTGGGATATATCAATCCCTAAAACCGTTTTGACTGCATATAAACAATAGATGGCTCCTAAAAAGCCAAAAAATTTGAGCAATTGAGACAGCTTAGGCATAGTTACCCAGTAAATTATTAAGAATGACTCTATTATTGACCCTCCTTTTGACAAATCAATGGCTATAAGATGTCATTTCTATGACACAATAAAGAAAACTAACAAAAACAGTCAATTGAGGCCAGAGAGAATGACTAAATATGAGCATTTCTTAGGAGTATTATTAGTCTTTTACCTTCTAGTGATTGGTATTGGTGCTGCTTTACTGCTAATTATTAATTTTCCTAATCTTAACGATGGAAATCTCATCTTTCCTCATCTGGATGGAGATCAACCTCAATTTATTCCTTTTGGAACGATTATTCATAGTTCAGATTCAATTCTACTAATTTTAGCTTTTTTGTCAGGAATGGCCGGTAGTTTTCTCCATGCAGCACAATCTTTAAGTACCTATATCGGTAATAATAGGTTTAAAGCATCATGGGCAATTTGGTATTTTCTCAGACCTTGGATTGGTGGAATTTTAGGATTTGCCGTCTATCTTGTTCTACGCGCTGGATTGATAGGAGGAGGAAGTGTTGTTAATATTAATCCCTATGGTGTGATTTCTTTAGGAATTCTTGGGGGATGGTTTTCTAAGACAACAACCGACAAACTTCAAGAAGTCTTTGAAACCTTATTTAAAACCGATGCAGATGAAAATCGCAAAGACAAACTTAACCCAGATGAAAAGGAATTGAAAGCAACTGATAACCCCGATAATACTTAACAACAGATGCTATAAATAAATGTAGTAGATTGACATAGCTAATTGGGTGCGTTACGACGGATGGTTAAATCCTAGTCATAGCCAAGATTATAGCTTTCTAACGCACCCTACACTAATGCCCTATTTTAGTTGTGTCAATCTAGTAGGGTGGGTATTACCCAAATTACAGAGTTAATTCACAATATTAGTAAATCAGCGATTAATTAACCCATGGCTAATTTAGAACATCTTATGCTTTTACAACGGGGAAAAAGACAATGGTTAGATTGGCGAAAAAATAATCCCCAAATTGCCCCTAATCTTCAAGAAATTGATTTATCAGGGCAAAATTTTCAAGAAGCTTATTTCGTAGGAACTAATTTAAGTCAATCACACTTAGAAGGAATACAATTAGAGTTTGCTAATCTAGAAAAAGCCCAATTAGCTAATAGTAATTTGATTAAGGCTAATTTGAATTACGCTAATTTATCTCAAGCAAATTTAATTGGAGCCAATTTACGAGAAGCCAATTTAATCGCAGCGAATTTTAGTCAAGCGAATTTAATCGGCACTTGTTTAAGAAATACCCATTTAAGAGAAATTGATCTTACCCAAGCACAACTTAACCGTACTAATTTAAGTGAAGCGTGTGGAATAGAAGCTAACTTTTGTGAAGCAGATATTAGTCAAGGAGTCTTGTACCAAGCAGAATTACAGGGAGCCTATTTTTACCGTGCTAATTTGTTTCAAGCTCAACTCATTGAAACCCATTTATCTCATAGTTATTTCTTAAGAGCTAATCTCAGGGAAGTTAACGCTCAGTTTGTAGACTTACGCTGGAGTAATTTAACCCAAACTGACTTACGAGGAGCGAATTTTCAAGGAGCGAATTTTAGAGGAGCGAATTTGACGAATGCAGACTTAAGAGGAGCTAACCTAAAACAAGCCAATTTACGCGGTGCAATTTTACAAGGAACCCGCTTAGAAGGAGCGAATTTAGAAGGGATTAAATTAACCTAAGTTTAAGTTACAGAATTATCTAGGAAACCAATAGATATTTGTTACATTACTAGGGCAATGTACCTTGGTTAAATAGCGTAAATACATCGCTAATGTTTCTCCATTTAAAGGGGTAACTAAATAATCTTCTATACCTAATTTTCGGTTAATCCAAGGGATTCCTTGTCCCGCTTCATCACTCAAAGCAATAATCGGAACCTCTTTAAGTTGAGGATGTTCTCGTAATTGATTAGCCCAAGTTTTAACTTCATGTTCCGAGATATTAGCATCAATAACAATACTATCAATTGCTTGGGAAATTAACAAAGATTCAACGTCTTTTGGCTCATTAATAAAGATAGATTCTACATCATTAGAGGCTAACCATTGTTTCATTATGGTGAGTTTTTCGGTTTTTGGACTAATGATTAAAACCCTAAGTTTTGAGCACTGATGATTATGGCTAATGGGTTTATTTAATTCACACCATTTTCCTGAAACACAATCTTCTAAACACAGGGTACAACTGGGAATATCATAAATACGATCAACCGGATTAATAATCGGTAAATTACAACGGGCACACTCATTAACAGTACAATCTCCTTGCAGAAATTCTCCAAAACTATGACTATCTCCTTGTAAATGCAGTTGTTGATAATCAGAACGGTGTTCAAATTGTTGCCAAAACGTAAGAAACTCCTGATGATAACCGTGGTATTGATAGACTAATCCCTCAAAGGATAATTCGCCAGCAATGGGACTGGCAATTTTAATCCCACGACTAACAAAATAGGCAACATAACTCCGTAATAACTCAAGGTTGCTTATTCTATCGATGGGACTCTCTAAGTCGAAAGAAGAGGGAATAATTGGGGAAGAAACTGAAGTCTCAGTGCTGTTATCAACAGCCTTAAAACCCACGCGATCGCGTCCTTGTTTTTTAGCTTCATATAAAGCGTGATCCGCCTCGGAAATTAACATCGCTGGTAATAAACTTTCATCAGGAATAAAACTGGCTACCCCTAGGCTTAGGGTAACAAAAGGACTGACTTCTTGACAAGCTGAAGTCATCCTTAATCCTTTAACCTGAGAACGAATTTGTTCAGCAAGATAAAGAGCCCCTGATGCCTTAGTATTGGGTAAAAGAATTACAAATTCTTCTCCCCCATAACGTGCTACTAAGTCCCCTGGCCGATGAATACTCGTATTAATTGCTTGAGCAATTTTTTGTAAACAAAAATCCCCCTCCAGATGACCATAGGTATCATTGTAGGATTTGAAAAAATCGACATCACAAAGAATTAAAGAAAGAGGCTGTTTTTCCCTAGCCATGCGTCGCCATTCTTGAGTAAAATATTGTTCAAAATAGCAACGATTAGAAATTTGCGTTAAGCGATCAACAAAGGCAATTTGTTCGAGTTTTTGATTAATGGCATTGAGGTGTTGATAAAAGCTATCCTGTTGAATAGCTATGGCAATTTGGGAAGCTAATAAGGATAATAATCCGATTTCTGCGTTAGTCCACTGACGGGTATTTGAACATTGATGAGCGATAAGTAAGCCCCATAATTGCCCTGGAAGGGGCTGGTTAGAGCGATGTTCGCAATTGCTCCATTGAGGGGTTTCTAGGGTCAAAGAAGCCTGATTTTGTAGGATAGGAACAACAATTTTGGCTTTGACCTCGAAGAGATTATCCAGGGTCATCATACTTGATTCCCGATACCCTTCTTGATGAACATCGTTAATGGTCTGTATTTTCCCCTGTTGCCATCTTTGAATATCTTGAAAACTGAGAAATTGTCCCAGTCTTAAATGGAGCATGGTTTTCCAAGGCCGTTTACGACACTCTTCAATGACCGAAATTTCGCCAGAAGGGGTGATTTGAGCGACAATCACGCGATCAGCTTGCAAAAATTGGCTAATTCCTCTGACCGAGGTATGGAGAACATCGCGCACCGTAAAGGGAGCCGTAAGGGGTGTACTGAGGGGACTGAAGGAGCGATCGCTGGTTACATGAGAGTCTAATTGGCTTTTGTTAAGAGATTTTAAACAGTTTTGAGCGATACTTGCTACTTGATGTCCGTTATGGCTCGCCGGAGTTTCTGGTTCATTTTCATCCACACTGTAGGGAACTTCTTGATCACAATGGCGACAAAACCAACCTAATTTGCCCCGGCGAACATGAGATAATAAAGGCGATCCACACAAGGGACAATGATGTTGGTCAGCCATGCTTTCTTACCTAAAAAATTGAGTTTTTATTGATTGAATTAAAGTAATAATTTTAAAAAGGTTTTTGTATCTAAGACTATTATGGTTAGTTTTCCCTGTCAATCTATGAAATTTTCTAAAACTTAGTAAAATGACATACTTGTTAGCAAATCTTCATGAAAAATGAGAACCTGCGAGAAATTTCTGTTAATAAAAATTAAGCATTCTATTATGTCAGAAGGCAACAGGCAATAGGCAATAGGCAGAAGTTAATATCACTCCCCACCCTTCCCACACTCCCCCCACTCTCCCTATCCTCAAATGACCCAATCAAAGGATAATAGAGGTTAAATCGAGTCATAAAGAGACAGAAAGAATGAAGAGTAATAGCGCAATCAAAGTAGGGGTGTTAGGATTTGGCGGACTGGGACAAGCAGCAGCCAGAATACTGACCCCTAAACAGGAGATGATCTGGGTAGGTGCAGCCGATCTCAAGGGGTATGCTTATTGTGAGACAGGGTTAGATCCTGATCAGGCGATCGCAACCTATTATCAACAGGGTTCCATTGGCTATCTTGACCCAGAAGGGACGTTGAGCAACTATAGCATCCAAGAATTGATAGAAAACTCAGCAATTGATGGTTATTTCTTGGCCTTACCTAACCTTCCTAATACTTTTATGGCTGATGTCGCCAAGCAGTTTATCGCGTCAGGATGGCAAGGGGTCTTAGTAGACGCGCTAAAGCGTACTAGCGCGGTGGAACAATTACTCACCTTGCAACCCGAACTAGAAGCGGCTGGAATTACCTATCTAACAGGGTGCGGTGCTACCCCAGGGTTATTAACCGCCGCCGCCGTTGTCGCTGCCCAAAGTTACGCCGAGATTCACCAGGTTAAAATTACCTTCGGGGTGGGTATTGCCAATTGGGAAGCCTACCGTGCTACGATTCGGGAGGATATCGCCCATTTACCGGGATTTGACGTAGAAAAAGCTAAAGCCATGAGCGATGCCGAGGTAGAAGCCTTTTTAGACCAAACTAACGGCATTTTGACCCTAGAGAACATGGAACACGCGGACGATATTATGCTGGAATTGGCGGGTATTTGTCCGCGCGATCGCGTTATGGTTGGGGGTGTCGTAGATACCCGTAACCCGAAAAAACCTTTAAGTACCAATGTCCAAGTTACAGGACGTACCTTTGAAGGAAAAATTTCTACCCATACCTTTACGTTAGGGGATGAAACCAGTATGGCTGCCAATGTTTGTGGTCCAGCCTTTGGATATCTTAAAGCAGGGATGGCATTACGCGATCGCGGCATTTATGGGTTATTTACCGCCGCAGAAATCATGCCAAAATTTGTTCACTAAGGAAACATTAAGTAAGGTGCGTGAGGCTAATTGTGATTATTGAATCATGATCTAGAATTTATTATTATGCCGTAACGCACCAAAATTCACAGGAAATAGTTAGAATCCTAGTAATGACAGGGACTTAGTTTTTTTACTCCAGTTCCCTAATTACGTTAAATTTCCTATGAGAGATCAAAAAAATGCAGCCAATAAACCCAATAGTTACCCAAAACTCTCTCTATGAACAAGACTTTTTTCAATGGTTAGAAAAAACAGCAACTAACTTGAGAGAAGGCAAACTTAGTGAAATTAATCTTGAAGAATTAGCAGAGGAACTGGAGGCTTTGGGACGGTCAGAAAAGCAAGAATTAGAAAATCGTCTAGAAGTTTGATTAGCTCATCTCCTAAAACGAATTTATCTTGATAGTGCCTATGATAATCGAGGTTGGGAATTAACCATTGCTGAACAAAGACGTAAACTTCGTCGGTTGCTCAAAAAGTCCCCAAGTCTTAAAGTCTACTTTAATGAAGTATTTGAGGAAATTTATCAAGATGCTCTTGCTCAAGTAAAAATGGAATATAAAAAACCTTTTTTTCCGAATACTTGGCCATTTAATCCAGAAGATGAAGCCATTTAACTGAAATTTTTTGGTCAATTACCTAGCCTTCTTACAGAATCTTTTCTCTGATTATGAATCAGCAAAAATGGAAAATTATTCTTAGTCTGAGTTTGGCTATTGGTTATTATATCTTAGCAGAACTCTCCCGTGCTGTGGCATCTACTCCAACCGATGTTACCCCCGTTTGGCCTCCCGATGGTCTTGGGGTCGCTGCTGTATTTTGTTTGGGTTATGAACTGTTACCAGGGGTATTTTTAGGGTCATTTCTAGCCAATATTTTTGCCTTTATTCATTGGGGTGATATTCTTCACTTAATTGAATCGATTTTTGCAGTTTTAATCATCGCTTTGGGAACTACATTAGGAACGTTTTTGGGAGTTTTTTTAGTAAAGAGAAGTATTAAAAATCGTCGTCCTTTTAATCAAGTTAAAGATGTTGTGTTATTTTTGCTTTATGCTGGATTAATTGGACCGGTTTTTAATGCTAGTTTTGGGATTATTGCCTTAGTATTTTGTGGACATATTTATGTTGATAATTCTAGGTTTTTTTGGTTAACGTGGTGGATTTCTAATGTCTCAGGAATTTGGGTCGTGGCTCCAGCTTTAATCAGTTGGCACGATGGGATTAAGGGGAGCTTCTCTCATTTGATAAATAGGATTAATCCTGGTCAATTAATTTGGATTAAAGTTAAAACAATAACCAATAAACAAAAGATTTTTGAGGCAACTATTTTATGGTTTTTAATTTGTCTGATGGGATACATTGCTTTCACTATTAGTTATCCTGTTGCTTATATGTTTATTCCTTGTTTAGTTTGGTCAAATTTTCGGTTTGGTCAAGTTGGTTCAACGACTTTTATTTTAATAATATCAGCGATCGCGGTTATTAATACAGTTCATGGTCAAGGGGTTTTTGCTCAAGATAATCTTACTGAATCTTTAATCTTATTACAATGTTTTATTACCGTTATTGTATTAACTAATTTAGTTATTTTAGCGACAATGAAAGAGAAGCAAGAAGTCATTGCTAGATTACAAAAGCAAGAAGCTAAGTTAAGGAAAAGTTCCGCCCAATTGGCCGCTAATCAAAAAGCTCTTGCAGAGCAAAATTTAGTATTACAAGAAGCTAAACAAGCAGCAGAAGCTGCCAATCGTGCAAAAAGTGAATTTTTAGCCAATATGAGCCACGAAATCCGCACACCCCTGAATGCAATTATTGGTTTTAGTGACTTGTTACAGACGTTAGTTAGAGATTATAAATCTCGTTCCTATCTTCGGTCAATTGTCTCTAGTGGTCATACTTTATTAGCGTTAATTAATGATATTCTTGATTTATCAAAAATTGAAGCAAATAAGTTAGAATTGCGCGAAGAACCCGTTAACTTAAAAGGATTAGTTCAAGAAATAAAACAAATTTTTTCAATGCAAGCTAGTCAAAAAAATATTGAATTAATTACTGACGTTTCTTCTGACATTCCTTTACTTATTGAATTTGATGAAATTCGGTTACGCCAAATTCTTTTTAATTTAGTCGGAAATGCTTTAAAATTTACTCAAAAAGGCTATATAAAAATAACCGTAAATTGTGATTATTTAGACTTAAATAAAATAACAATAAGAATCTATGTACAAGATACAGGAATTGGTATTCCATCGGATCAACATGATAGAATGTTTGAAGCTTTTACCCAAAAAGAAGGACAAATAACTCGCACTTATGGAGGAACAGGATTAGGATTAGCCATTACCAAAAGACTCACAGAAATGTTAGGAGGAACTATTAGTTTACACAGTGAATCTGAAAAGGGTAGCACGTTTTTGATGATCTTTCCTGATGTTACTATTCTCGAATTAGATACAATAGATAATTATCAATGTGAATTAGACGACAATTTAGATCAATTTCCTCCCTTAACTATTCTAGTTGCTGATGATGTCCTCTCTAATCAAGCTGTGATTCAAGGCTATTTTGAACAAACCAAACATAATCTCTATTTTGCGAAGGATGGACAAGAAGCTATTGAACTTATTAATACTATTCATTTTGACCTTATTTTGTTAGATTTGTTTATGCCAAATCTTGATGGCAAACAAGTTATTAAATATGTACATAATAATAAAAAAAAGAACCATATCCCCATTATTGTTATGACAGCATCAACCTTAGAAGAAGATCGAATTAGTTTAGAAAAAATTTGTCAAGGTTTTCTCTATAAACCGATTATTCGCTATCAGCTAACTGCTGCAATAAAAAAAATCTTTCCTTCAATCCCTTCTTCAGTATCAGCACTAGAAATCATGCCCCAAAAAACTGTAAAATTACCATTAAATCCAGAAATATTAAACAAACTTTCCGAATTAAAATTACACTTAGAAGAAGAAGAAAAAAATCAATGGTTTCAAATTAAAAAAACTATGATAAGAGGAGAAATAAGACAGTTTATTCAACGGCTAAAACCTTGGGGAGAAGAATATCAATATCCTCCTCTTTTAGATTATATTACTATCCTAGAACAACAATTTCATAGCTTTGATATAGAAAATATTACTCAAACAATAGAAGATTTTCCTAAAATTAGAAAAGCCATAGAAGATGATTTACTATGCTAGGAACAAATTGCGATCGCTTAATCATTTTTACCCGTTATCCCGAACCAGGAAAGACAAAAACTCGTCTTATCTCTAGTCTAGGTGCAAAAGGTGCAGCCAGGTTACAACGCCAATTAACCGAACATACGTTAAAACAAGTCAACCCATTAATAAATCAGCTTTCTTTCGCTATTTATTATAATGGAAATACTCAAGAAATGATGAAAAATTGGCTAGGAAATGATCTCAGTTACTACCCCCAACCCGAAGGAGATTTAGGACAAAAAATGCAATCTGCTTTTGCCGATTCTTTTAACTTAGGATATACTAAAGTAGTCATTATTGGCATTGACTGTCCTGCTCTTAATTCAACCATTGTTCAACAAGCGTTTAACTCATTGAATAACCATGATTTAGTTTTAGGAAAAGCAGCCGATGGGGGTTATTATCTAATTGGACTAAAACAGATTATCCCTCAATTGTTTAAAAATATTCCCTGGGGAACCAATCAAGTGTTATCAATCACTCAAACCATTGCCGAAAAACTCAATTTAACCTATTCCCTTCTTCGTACCTTAT is part of the Rippkaea orientalis PCC 8801 genome and harbors:
- a CDS encoding TIGR04282 family arsenosugar biosynthesis glycosyltransferase gives rise to the protein MLGTNCDRLIIFTRYPEPGKTKTRLISSLGAKGAARLQRQLTEHTLKQVNPLINQLSFAIYYNGNTQEMMKNWLGNDLSYYPQPEGDLGQKMQSAFADSFNLGYTKVVIIGIDCPALNSTIVQQAFNSLNNHDLVLGKAADGGYYLIGLKQIIPQLFKNIPWGTNQVLSITQTIAEKLNLTYSLLRTLSDIDRPEDLPILKKYGILE